The following are encoded in a window of Paenibacillus polymyxa genomic DNA:
- a CDS encoding D-alanyl-D-alanine carboxypeptidase family protein, whose product MMKKHWLRWAIVVPVLIILIFITLGPRLLIGKPNVDAEAAVLMDMHTGELLMDVNGDTPMPSANMSKLMTELLVLEDIRAGRLGWNDEVRISRYASTVGGVNLSLRYGERMTVSELFQSMVVYSANDAAVALAERSAGNESAFVKRMNGKAAQIGLSSDSRFSNASGAGQSELGPNHPEDIQGETKMTASDTAKLASYLITSHPEILRTSSRTQMELKDKGIYISNTNWMLPSLAGPYSYAGTDGLKAGYTSDAGYCFTGTAEQHGRRLVAVVLGAPSKEERFEQTRKLFDYGFSLSTSFPVRLQNLVKLAPH is encoded by the coding sequence ATGATGAAAAAACATTGGTTACGTTGGGCTATTGTCGTCCCGGTACTTATTATATTGATTTTTATTACGCTTGGACCCCGCCTGTTGATCGGAAAGCCGAATGTGGATGCAGAGGCTGCGGTGCTGATGGACATGCATACTGGGGAATTGCTGATGGATGTGAATGGTGATACGCCTATGCCTTCCGCAAATATGTCCAAGCTCATGACTGAGCTATTGGTGCTGGAGGATATTCGGGCCGGACGGTTAGGCTGGAATGATGAAGTGCGAATTAGCCGTTACGCCAGTACAGTGGGCGGTGTAAATCTCTCCCTCCGGTATGGTGAAAGGATGACCGTATCCGAATTGTTCCAGAGTATGGTTGTGTATTCAGCGAATGATGCCGCTGTCGCGTTAGCGGAGCGTTCAGCAGGGAACGAATCAGCTTTTGTGAAGCGCATGAATGGAAAGGCTGCCCAAATTGGGTTGTCGTCCGATAGTCGCTTTAGCAATGCCTCTGGGGCAGGTCAGAGTGAACTGGGGCCGAATCACCCTGAGGATATTCAGGGAGAAACGAAAATGACAGCAAGCGACACGGCAAAGTTGGCCTCCTATTTGATTACGTCACACCCGGAGATTTTGAGAACTTCCAGCCGTACGCAGATGGAGTTGAAGGATAAAGGCATCTACATTAGTAATACGAACTGGATGCTGCCTTCCTTGGCTGGACCGTACTCTTACGCAGGAACGGACGGACTGAAAGCAGGGTACACAAGCGATGCTGGATACTGCTTCACGGGCACAGCTGAGCAGCATGGAAGACGGCTAGTTGCTGTGGTGCTGGGTGCACCGAGCAAGGAAGAGCGTTTTGAGCAGACACGGAAGTTGTTCGATTATGGTTTTTCCCTGTCGACTTCTTTCCCGGTGAGACTGCAAAATTTGGTGAAACTGGCTCCACATTAA
- a CDS encoding LCP family protein has translation MERRHKRRTSGKPKKKKRFTALYISCIVLFLIAVGGYLFRKQLTLVAFDWFVSPTLESKLEKSYQPRRSGEQQQQETVAYRKEPFSVLLLGTDQRPNEKARGRSDTVMYAVVRPAESRVLLVSIPRDTYVQIAGHDPNRDGEDDFDKLGHAYAFGGEDMSMATVEKLMEHKADYYATINFQGIQEAVNAVGGVVLPIDKPIENKNPLHIKFRIEAGKPLYNGEEAMYYVRYREDSDFNRTKRQQIFLNAMADKLLNINGITKIPELLDIMGANFKTDMEPTFITGLGKQAISQGNPQISSFTITGEGFKKKGLYYDRANEQELEYARLMIANWLDSDTTPQTLRLPDKQDIQ, from the coding sequence ATGGAGAGAAGACATAAGAGAAGGACCAGTGGAAAGCCCAAAAAGAAAAAGAGGTTTACCGCTCTATATATTTCATGTATTGTTTTATTTTTGATTGCAGTGGGAGGCTACCTGTTCCGCAAACAGCTGACACTGGTGGCTTTTGATTGGTTTGTATCACCGACGTTGGAAAGCAAGCTGGAGAAATCCTATCAGCCGCGACGATCCGGGGAACAGCAGCAGCAAGAGACAGTAGCTTACCGTAAGGAACCCTTTTCGGTGCTGTTACTGGGTACGGATCAAAGGCCAAATGAAAAGGCGCGTGGTCGTTCGGATACGGTTATGTATGCAGTAGTACGGCCCGCGGAATCGCGTGTGCTTTTGGTTTCCATTCCAAGGGATACGTACGTACAGATTGCCGGACATGATCCGAATCGCGATGGCGAGGATGATTTTGATAAGTTGGGGCATGCTTATGCGTTCGGAGGCGAAGATATGTCCATGGCTACAGTAGAGAAGTTGATGGAGCATAAGGCCGATTATTATGCTACGATTAATTTCCAGGGTATTCAGGAGGCGGTGAATGCAGTAGGTGGAGTTGTGCTTCCAATCGACAAGCCCATTGAGAATAAGAACCCGCTGCATATCAAGTTCCGTATTGAGGCGGGCAAGCCGCTTTATAATGGTGAGGAAGCCATGTATTATGTTAGATATCGGGAAGATAGTGACTTCAACCGTACAAAACGGCAGCAAATATTTTTGAACGCTATGGCGGATAAGCTGTTGAATATCAATGGAATTACCAAGATCCCGGAGCTGCTCGATATTATGGGAGCCAATTTCAAAACCGATATGGAACCTACTTTTATTACTGGGCTTGGCAAGCAAGCTATTTCGCAGGGGAATCCACAAATTTCAAGTTTTACGATTACGGGGGAAGGGTTCAAGAAGAAGGGCCTGTATTATGACCGGGCTAATGAACAGGAACTTGAATATGCCAGACTCATGATTGCCAACTGGCTAGATTCCGATACAACCCCGCAGACGCTGAGGCTTCCCGACAAGCAGGACATTCAGTGA
- a CDS encoding DHH family phosphoesterase gives MPKFLQKRWHGYQTVWAFLLLLVLVICISMYNWELGVIGLLLSFLLGGLMLKTELDFRRELNQYISGLSFRIKRVEGEAISALPFGIILYSENRTVEWHNRFAGEMFEEQSLIGESLQDLFPQLAGALSTKKETKEPARELKVELQHDERHYQFLIVPDERLIYLYEVTELAVLRKQYENERLALGIVMLDNMDEAAQGMDDQQRTALIAKVSSEITSWANQYNIYLRRLSSERYLIMLNHKALQELEQSRFVILDTVREMTADLKVPMTLSIGLSFGADSIKELGELAQSSLDMALGRGGDQAAVKAGQRLSFYGGKSNAVEKRTRVRARVIAHALRDLMQESDRVLIMGHKIPDMDAVGAAIGVWKAAALYNVEAHIVLDKSNPSIDRMMEQVNKDEKLSQALLTPEQSLQLMTEHSLLVVVDTHKASMTIEPRLVQTASRVVVVDHHRRGEEFINDSVLIYLEPYASSACELVTELLQYIHEKVQLTPLEATSLLAGITVDTKHFSLHTGSRTFEAAGFLRRSGADTVMIQRMLKEDLDEYIAKAEIIKHAKMIYGHIAIAVTEPGQKIPQLLIAQVADSLLNMTDVLASFVVSERPDGLVGISARSLGRMNVQVVMERLGGGGHLTNAAVQLDCPLEEAKRRVVDVLAEIDGEEGLFE, from the coding sequence ATGCCTAAATTTCTACAAAAACGCTGGCACGGCTATCAGACGGTCTGGGCGTTTTTACTGCTGCTGGTGCTTGTCATATGTATTTCCATGTACAACTGGGAACTGGGTGTGATAGGACTGCTGCTGTCATTCTTGCTCGGCGGGCTGATGCTGAAGACGGAATTGGATTTTCGTCGGGAACTGAATCAATATATCAGCGGTCTTTCCTTCCGGATCAAGCGGGTGGAAGGGGAAGCGATTAGTGCATTGCCGTTCGGCATCATTTTATACAGTGAAAATCGAACGGTAGAATGGCACAATCGGTTTGCCGGGGAGATGTTCGAGGAGCAATCACTGATTGGTGAGTCTCTTCAGGATTTGTTTCCTCAACTCGCAGGTGCTCTAAGCACCAAAAAGGAAACAAAGGAGCCTGCTCGCGAGCTGAAGGTGGAGCTACAGCATGATGAGCGTCATTATCAGTTTCTGATTGTGCCCGATGAGCGTCTGATATATTTGTATGAAGTAACGGAGTTGGCGGTGCTACGCAAGCAGTATGAAAACGAGCGGTTGGCGCTCGGTATCGTCATGCTCGATAATATGGACGAGGCTGCTCAGGGGATGGACGATCAGCAGCGCACCGCGCTTATTGCGAAGGTGTCAAGCGAGATTACATCCTGGGCTAATCAGTACAATATTTATTTACGTCGATTATCTTCTGAGCGTTATCTCATTATGCTAAATCATAAAGCGCTTCAGGAGCTAGAGCAAAGTCGATTCGTCATTCTGGATACCGTAAGGGAAATGACGGCGGATTTGAAAGTACCGATGACACTGAGTATTGGCTTGTCCTTCGGTGCAGATAGCATCAAGGAGCTAGGCGAGCTGGCCCAATCCAGTCTGGATATGGCGCTTGGACGTGGGGGCGATCAGGCAGCAGTGAAGGCGGGACAACGCCTGTCCTTCTACGGAGGCAAGTCCAATGCTGTCGAGAAGCGGACCAGGGTACGTGCCCGAGTCATTGCACATGCGCTACGTGATCTGATGCAGGAGAGCGACCGTGTGCTGATTATGGGACACAAAATACCGGACATGGATGCAGTGGGAGCGGCCATTGGTGTGTGGAAGGCTGCGGCACTTTACAATGTAGAGGCACATATCGTACTGGATAAATCCAATCCGTCTATCGACCGAATGATGGAGCAGGTAAACAAGGATGAGAAGTTATCGCAAGCGCTCCTGACGCCAGAGCAGTCGCTTCAGCTAATGACTGAGCATAGTCTGCTGGTCGTGGTGGACACGCATAAGGCCTCCATGACGATTGAGCCGCGTCTAGTGCAGACGGCCAGCCGGGTGGTGGTTGTCGACCATCATCGTCGGGGCGAGGAATTTATTAACGATTCGGTTCTGATCTATTTGGAGCCCTATGCGTCATCGGCCTGTGAGCTGGTGACCGAGCTGCTGCAATATATCCATGAGAAGGTCCAACTGACACCGCTGGAGGCAACATCACTGTTGGCAGGGATTACGGTGGATACCAAGCATTTTTCCCTGCATACAGGCTCGCGTACATTCGAGGCAGCCGGCTTTTTACGGCGTAGCGGGGCAGATACAGTTATGATCCAGCGCATGTTAAAAGAGGACCTGGATGAATATATTGCTAAGGCGGAAATTATTAAGCATGCTAAAATGATATATGGGCATATCGCAATTGCGGTGACAGAGCCCGGACAGAAAATACCGCAGCTCCTGATTGCTCAGGTGGCGGATTCATTACTCAATATGACGGATGTACTGGCCTCCTTTGTGGTCAGTGAACGTCCTGACGGCCTGGTGGGGATCAGCGCCCGTTCACTCGGACGCATGAACGTACAGGTCGTCATGGAACGGCTAGGCGGCGGAGGACATCTGACGAATGCGGCGGTTCAGCTGGATTGCCCGCTGGAGGAAGCCAAGCGCAGAGTGGTCGACGTGCTGGCCGAAATTGATGGGGAAGAGGGGTTATTTGAATGA
- a CDS encoding CBS domain-containing protein: MNIAFFLLPKQEVACVTADATLRQTLERMEYHRFTAVPILDKEGRYTGTVTEGDLLWHMKESEGKITFENASKFMLKDVPLRVTMKPVSIDANMEDLINLAKVQNFVPVVDDMERFIGIVRRSQIIEYCEKFVSRESLNTSS; this comes from the coding sequence ATGAATATCGCTTTTTTCTTGCTTCCCAAACAGGAAGTTGCTTGTGTAACGGCGGATGCTACTTTACGGCAAACGTTGGAACGGATGGAATATCACCGTTTTACAGCGGTTCCTATTTTGGATAAAGAAGGTAGATATACAGGTACGGTTACAGAAGGTGATCTGTTGTGGCATATGAAAGAGTCCGAGGGGAAAATCACCTTTGAAAACGCTTCTAAGTTCATGCTTAAGGACGTTCCGTTGCGGGTTACGATGAAGCCCGTATCCATTGACGCGAACATGGAGGATTTAATTAATTTGGCTAAGGTACAGAATTTTGTGCCCGTCGTAGATGATATGGAACGGTTTATTGGCATTGTACGTCGCAGCCAGATTATTGAGTATTGTGAAAAATTTGTATCCAGGGAATCGCTTAATACTTCAAGCTAA
- a CDS encoding ABC transporter ATP-binding protein, which translates to MENALIEFRNLKTHFHTSNGTVKAVNDVSFKIREGETLCVVGESGCGKSVTAMTMMRLIDSPHTSDGQIWFEGKDLLKLNKGQMQQIRGNDISIIFQEPMSSLNPVLTIGEQITEPLLMHTLMSKKEAHARAIELINLVGISRSEEIFHSYPHELSGGMRQRIMIAIALSCNPKLLIADEPTTALDVTIQAQILDLMRDLKDKLKTSIMLITHDLGVVAEMADYVVVMYAGNVIEEAPVIELFKNPQHPYTQGLLKAKPVINQKMDRLYSIPGQVPNPIELGENCHFHDRCSHCMQICKDQAPPLNEKENGHKVACWLYEKEGGQRI; encoded by the coding sequence ATGGAAAATGCTTTGATTGAATTTCGTAACCTGAAAACCCACTTTCATACCTCTAACGGAACTGTCAAAGCGGTCAATGACGTCAGTTTTAAAATTCGTGAGGGTGAAACGCTCTGTGTGGTAGGAGAATCAGGCTGCGGTAAGAGTGTAACAGCGATGACGATGATGCGGTTGATTGATTCTCCCCACACCTCAGACGGACAAATCTGGTTTGAGGGCAAGGACCTCCTAAAACTCAATAAAGGTCAAATGCAGCAAATTCGCGGCAATGACATCTCGATTATTTTTCAGGAACCCATGTCTTCTCTGAATCCCGTGCTTACGATTGGGGAACAGATCACGGAGCCATTGCTGATGCACACATTAATGAGTAAAAAAGAAGCACATGCTCGGGCAATTGAGCTGATTAATTTGGTGGGGATTTCACGTTCAGAGGAAATATTTCATTCCTATCCTCATGAATTGAGTGGCGGTATGCGCCAGCGGATCATGATTGCCATCGCATTAAGCTGTAATCCGAAGCTATTGATTGCGGATGAACCGACAACGGCACTGGATGTTACGATTCAGGCTCAGATTCTGGATTTAATGCGGGATTTGAAGGATAAGCTTAAAACGTCCATTATGCTCATCACGCACGACTTGGGCGTCGTGGCAGAAATGGCTGATTATGTAGTTGTTATGTATGCTGGAAACGTCATTGAAGAGGCGCCTGTCATTGAGCTGTTTAAAAATCCGCAACATCCATATACCCAAGGCTTATTAAAGGCGAAGCCCGTCATTAATCAGAAAATGGACCGACTCTATTCCATCCCAGGACAGGTTCCAAACCCAATTGAGCTGGGAGAAAATTGTCATTTTCATGATCGGTGCTCCCATTGTATGCAAATTTGCAAGGATCAGGCTCCTCCCTTGAATGAAAAGGAGAATGGTCATAAGGTTGCCTGCTGGCTATATGAGAAAGAAGGAGGGCAACGGATATGA
- a CDS encoding ABC transporter ATP-binding protein, translated as MSEPLIQVEGLKKYFPITGGIFQRTVGHVKAVDDVSFNIHKGESFGLVGESGCGKSTIGRTILRLMDKTEGSVRYKGEDLHALNKEQIRALRPKLQIVFQDPFSSLNPRIKVGEAIGEALLDHGLIDRSELRKKVNETLNICGLSSYHYDRYPHEFSGGQRQRIGIARALILNPDFIVADEPVSALDVSIQAQIINLLSDLQQERQLTYLFISHDLSVVEHLCSRIGVMYLGSMVELSSKEELFSNPLHPYTKALLSAVPIPDPTIKRQRIVLKGDIPSPANPPSGCKFHTRCPMAEARCKTETPVYRDAGDQHFVACHFA; from the coding sequence ATGAGCGAGCCTTTGATTCAAGTGGAAGGGCTAAAAAAGTATTTCCCGATCACAGGCGGAATTTTTCAGCGTACTGTCGGACATGTGAAAGCAGTCGATGACGTATCCTTTAACATTCATAAGGGTGAATCCTTCGGTCTGGTAGGAGAATCGGGTTGCGGCAAAAGTACGATTGGACGTACGATTCTCAGATTGATGGATAAGACAGAGGGATCGGTACGATATAAAGGCGAAGACTTGCACGCGTTAAACAAAGAGCAGATCCGTGCGCTTCGTCCGAAGTTGCAAATCGTCTTTCAGGACCCTTTTAGCTCACTGAATCCGAGAATTAAGGTCGGTGAAGCCATTGGAGAGGCGTTGCTGGATCACGGGTTGATTGATCGTAGTGAGCTGCGGAAGAAGGTCAATGAAACGCTGAACATTTGCGGGCTGTCCTCGTATCATTATGATCGGTATCCGCATGAGTTCTCTGGCGGTCAGCGCCAGCGGATCGGGATTGCACGGGCTTTGATTTTGAATCCTGATTTTATTGTGGCTGACGAGCCGGTATCTGCTCTGGATGTGTCTATTCAGGCCCAGATCATTAACTTGTTAAGTGATTTGCAGCAGGAACGCCAATTGACCTATCTGTTCATCTCGCATGATCTAAGTGTAGTCGAGCATCTGTGTAGCCGGATTGGTGTGATGTATCTGGGTTCAATGGTAGAGCTTTCCTCCAAGGAGGAACTGTTCAGTAATCCGCTTCATCCGTACACGAAGGCGCTGCTATCGGCTGTACCGATTCCCGATCCCACGATCAAGAGACAACGGATTGTGTTGAAAGGAGACATCCCATCTCCGGCCAATCCGCCTTCAGGATGCAAGTTTCATACACGTTGTCCTATGGCAGAAGCACGTTGTAAAACAGAGACTCCGGTATACCGCGATGCGGGCGATCAGCATTTTGTAGCCTGTCACTTTGCCTAA
- the opp4C gene encoding oligopeptide ABC transporter permease, whose amino-acid sequence MSAETVTIETNQKAAIRPEASPWRIAVRRFNQNRLALAGLVILILMVTICIFGPMISPYHLDDYKLADKNLSPNAKYWLGTDKFGRDILLRTMLAGRISLTVGLVATFISVMIGATLGALAGFYRKGVDTVIMRIADIFMALPTLPLLIILGAVLSDLKVDPSNRIYFLMLIIGILSWTSLSRLVRGQILTLREQEFMQATEALGLRDRRKIFRHLLPNTIPTIIVTATLGVAGAIITESALSYLGIGVVPPTPSWGNMISAANNLIDFRKRPWIWVPPGMCILITVVAINLIGDGLRDALDPKMKK is encoded by the coding sequence TTGTCCGCAGAAACAGTCACGATTGAAACGAATCAAAAGGCGGCGATCCGTCCTGAAGCGTCTCCATGGAGAATCGCCGTTCGCCGTTTTAACCAAAACCGTCTGGCTTTGGCTGGTCTCGTTATATTAATTCTGATGGTTACCATTTGTATATTTGGACCGATGATTTCACCTTATCATTTAGATGATTACAAGCTAGCTGACAAAAATTTATCGCCTAATGCTAAGTACTGGCTTGGGACGGATAAGTTTGGTAGAGATATTTTGCTGCGTACGATGCTGGCCGGCCGTATTTCCTTGACGGTGGGGCTAGTTGCCACGTTTATTTCGGTCATGATCGGAGCGACGTTGGGTGCGTTGGCGGGATTTTATCGTAAAGGCGTGGATACGGTTATTATGCGGATTGCCGATATTTTCATGGCACTCCCTACATTACCGCTGCTTATTATTTTAGGTGCTGTTCTGTCGGATTTGAAGGTCGATCCGTCGAATCGCATTTATTTTCTGATGCTCATTATCGGGATTCTGAGCTGGACGAGCTTGTCCCGTCTGGTCAGAGGGCAGATTCTCACGCTGCGTGAACAGGAGTTTATGCAGGCGACGGAAGCGCTAGGTTTGAGAGACCGCCGCAAAATATTCCGACATTTGCTGCCGAACACGATTCCTACCATTATTGTTACGGCTACGCTTGGAGTAGCGGGTGCGATTATTACAGAATCTGCGCTCAGTTACTTGGGGATTGGCGTTGTGCCGCCCACACCTTCGTGGGGAAACATGATATCAGCTGCGAATAACCTGATTGACTTCCGCAAACGGCCTTGGATATGGGTCCCACCGGGAATGTGTATTCTCATTACCGTTGTAGCGATTAACCTGATTGGCGACGGTTTGCGTGACGCGCTGGACCCTAAAATGAAGAAGTAG
- a CDS encoding MazG-like family protein has translation MPKEMDVVKRAKVIEWLKTEVLDQVSRLFKAMWEGSTARIGDCLASLVMSSYILGRRLGVSYRELDDLLIDKLRKHRKEGHQLEDWYQDISALEEHMRKR, from the coding sequence ATGCCTAAAGAAATGGATGTAGTTAAACGAGCCAAGGTTATTGAATGGCTTAAAACAGAGGTGCTTGACCAAGTCTCCCGTCTGTTTAAGGCGATGTGGGAAGGCAGTACAGCCCGCATCGGTGATTGTTTGGCGAGTTTGGTGATGAGCAGTTATATTTTGGGGAGGCGCCTTGGAGTGTCTTACCGTGAATTGGATGATCTACTCATCGACAAGCTAAGAAAGCACAGAAAAGAAGGACACCAGCTGGAGGATTGGTATCAGGACATTTCCGCACTGGAAGAACATATGCGTAAGAGGTGA
- a CDS encoding ABC transporter permease: MKQYIIRRLLQLIPTLIGISIIVFAISAMVPGDYITAKQNPNMTAEKAQQLRHIYGLDKPEYQRYFIWAGNMLKGNMGDSLQHKQPVTKVIGNYVWNSFIIAFFSLIFSWLIAVIAGVFSAKFQYSLFDKFVTLFIFLCMSLPSFFIGLLVIKIFALEWGILPVGGMTTAGMEPGSWAYMVDVLKHMFLPTLVLTMLSTGSLTRYFRTGMLEVIRQDYIRTARAKGLKERTVIFKHALRNALIPAITLLGFELPALFGGAMILEKVFVWPGVGQVYLESISMRDYPFMLGFTIFLAVLTLIGNLLSDVLYGMADPRIRLK; this comes from the coding sequence ATGAAGCAGTACATTATTCGAAGACTGCTGCAACTCATCCCCACACTTATTGGCATATCCATTATCGTATTTGCGATTTCAGCCATGGTGCCGGGTGATTATATTACAGCCAAGCAGAACCCGAATATGACGGCCGAAAAGGCGCAGCAGCTACGACATATCTACGGGCTGGATAAACCGGAATACCAACGCTATTTTATATGGGCCGGTAATATGTTAAAGGGGAATATGGGGGATTCATTACAGCATAAGCAGCCGGTAACGAAGGTCATTGGCAATTATGTATGGAACTCATTTATTATCGCTTTTTTTAGTCTTATTTTTAGCTGGTTGATTGCGGTTATTGCAGGGGTATTTTCAGCCAAGTTCCAATATTCGTTATTCGATAAGTTTGTCACATTATTCATTTTCTTATGTATGTCGCTGCCTTCATTTTTTATTGGTCTATTGGTCATCAAAATATTTGCCCTGGAGTGGGGGATTCTCCCGGTTGGGGGCATGACCACAGCAGGGATGGAGCCAGGCTCATGGGCTTATATGGTGGATGTTCTCAAGCATATGTTCCTGCCGACACTCGTACTTACGATGCTGAGCACAGGAAGTCTGACCCGGTATTTCCGTACAGGCATGTTGGAGGTCATTCGTCAGGATTACATTCGTACCGCACGCGCCAAAGGCCTGAAGGAACGTACGGTTATTTTCAAGCACGCACTGCGCAATGCACTGATTCCAGCCATCACACTACTCGGCTTCGAGCTTCCGGCCTTATTTGGTGGAGCGATGATTCTGGAGAAGGTATTTGTGTGGCCGGGTGTGGGTCAGGTCTATCTGGAGTCGATCAGTATGCGAGATTATCCGTTTATGTTGGGCTTCACGATTTTCCTAGCGGTACTTACGCTTATCGGTAATTTGCTCTCTGATGTATTGTATGGCATGGCAGATCCAAGAATTCGCTTGAAGTAG
- a CDS encoding DUF2232 domain-containing protein, protein MKFRLATVAWSVIYLLLLLTLLTPLRIITVFLLIVPGAVLFSSLPFKGFLVHVIPVLLIIALLDVYSLLPAIYFLIPSIMMGRIYKKGGPAFQALMTGMGIILAELLVVLFIATYSFGFDLSQYLRDQAAISASIVQQVLSANPMFSNMNWTAEDTQKLGTMLIGKIPYVLIVTSFILAVITHALARPALSSLDVPVRKMKPAREWRLPRALIWYYLLAIVIEWIAGSSDSSWIQMVSISMLPLIHACFIIQTIGFVYFWTHSRKMSPVIALLLSLVVLVFQPLRIIGIIDLAFPLREAITRSKK, encoded by the coding sequence TTGAAATTCCGCTTGGCAACTGTAGCATGGAGCGTCATTTATTTGCTTCTGCTGCTGACTCTATTGACACCATTAAGAATCATTACCGTATTTTTGCTGATTGTGCCTGGCGCTGTATTGTTTTCATCGCTGCCTTTCAAAGGATTTCTGGTCCACGTCATACCGGTGCTGTTAATTATAGCGCTACTCGATGTGTATTCGCTGCTCCCTGCGATTTATTTTCTGATTCCTTCAATAATGATGGGACGGATTTATAAAAAGGGAGGACCTGCTTTTCAAGCGTTGATGACCGGAATGGGCATTATTTTAGCCGAGTTGTTGGTTGTTCTGTTTATCGCTACGTATTCCTTTGGATTTGATCTTTCGCAGTACCTTCGTGATCAGGCTGCGATATCGGCAAGTATTGTACAGCAGGTTTTGAGTGCTAATCCGATGTTTTCAAACATGAATTGGACGGCAGAGGATACGCAGAAACTCGGCACAATGCTGATTGGAAAAATTCCGTATGTGCTGATCGTGACCTCGTTCATATTGGCGGTGATTACGCATGCTTTGGCACGTCCGGCATTGAGCAGTCTCGACGTACCGGTACGCAAAATGAAGCCTGCCCGCGAGTGGAGGCTACCGCGCGCGCTGATCTGGTATTATCTGCTGGCAATTGTAATTGAATGGATAGCAGGGTCTTCCGATAGCAGCTGGATTCAAATGGTTTCCATTAGTATGCTACCGCTGATTCATGCATGTTTTATTATCCAGACGATTGGTTTTGTATACTTCTGGACGCATAGCCGTAAAATGAGCCCGGTGATTGCGTTGCTGCTGTCGCTCGTCGTTCTGGTGTTCCAGCCGCTCCGCATTATAGGTATTATTGATTTGGCCTTTCCGCTGCGTGAAGCTATTACAAGATCAAAGAAATAG